In Melioribacteraceae bacterium 4301-Me, a genomic segment contains:
- the sprA gene encoding cell surface protein SprA, translating to MGIKIVLFPFFIFILVLSFGFTRQSTITNHNTTLFNASYNYWSKLNELRNSNENSLSVLKNLDSILLASNSKLTNNIQQGTNYLPLFPDTTKSDTTKKAIADSLLNKAIRDSLRRIDSLSTDSTARLKYFHYQREDEPYIEFNPKKPSSFFVYPSQSLFQRTVALDSTGNNVVITEKIAGEEIKPKLTIPLSQYIEMRMKAINRNLWQDIGYKYELKSSKQDLSQLITNITNIEIPLPSTSFLSIFGPPKISLRINGAVDIHGAWRNETTSGITTSLLGNTRNEPDFKQQVQINLSGTIGDKLNLSADWNTERQFQYENQLKIKYTGYEDEIVQSVEAGNVSLQTSPLVGGSEALFGVKALFKMGPFTLTALASQKKSEVQEVSVTGGAKSQTFELHAYNYSQNHFFIHELYTDPNLNVFNKYYNNAVPIRIDSIYVKNIEVWKTATGYTSGTKRAGNAFINLPRRKGGQLYSKEWRDSTQLTIPGIQEINRRWELLQPGVDYDIHPYTGFISFKTQIQDQDAIAVAFQMQGPTSSNSDDVYFGEFLNDVGTDSTARIVLLLVKPPNLQPQFKKAWKLQLKNIYPIGGRDIKQEGFKLDIQYRKEGQEPQSDYNGVKLIQAFGLDKTDASGTGGPDGNFDFNSNTIIPSTGEIIFPVLEPFGKDFPSNLPDSLRYQSVYDTTVTYARQDVSKDKFLITGEYSASVSSTFNIGFNVVENSVKVFLGGNQLHEGTDYSVDYNVGQIIIRKPEALVPGADLKITYEQNDLFQLASKTLLGFRGIYQFNKETSLGFSFLNLNQQTLSDKVRIGEEPLNNSIFGVDFQTSINLPFLTKALDNIFSTSTMSNLSLKGEWAYMNPDPNTKKSTIASDGGQSIAYIDDFEGAKKIIPIGLNYTNWHDISVPTDLQIIGNLPEKQQINYKAKTYWFNHTPSDVTIKAIYGNRKQAATPEQSQIPALDLVFLPTVKGYYNWTPDLSDKTKNWGGMMTLLSSTANNLTDENIDFIEFWMKVSQAPQGAKLNIDLGQISEDVIPNGVLDTEDKNNNGLLDVGEDTGIDGLVDQDEPGYDPVNNPDPSGDNFKFQLSGQNTDYSQVNGTEGNGNSSDQGRIPDTEDLNGNFTLDRVNSFFRYEIPIDTNRATNPFIQGGGDNDHWYLIRIPLKDYVKKVGNPTLSVVETMRFWIQGADSPIHIRLAEMNLVGNQWQKVLNPPKVTAEDTVLTISTVNIEDNPEYYSPPGVVRELDRAQSTQANQNIYKNEQSLDLIIKNLEDGDKREVVRYLYKQLDVFNYKQMKLFIHTDDNDSPGSVSYFKDITDYGADVYIRFGSDSLNYYEYKQPLRPNLAERNWSEVDILFSELTAIKQARDSAQITKEYIVPVPGKEGHFYGVRGNPTLTRISYFTIGIMNPPNIGPIGQKVSGSIWINELRVLGANDTPGWAYSASASFKMADLMSVNFNISQTNPYFHKLPDRFGSRQDSRSWGLAVNLDLLKLIPFNLPGSNLQVSYQRNEQTTNPLYIPGTDISVVESQNQIQRQLEAKGTDPAEIKAAIDNIKAISQSVSVSETWSLSNVKIKIPTDLWYVRDTFNNLSFGFNYNKSYGRTPTIFKNEKWIWNASMNYSVNLSRDLYFEPARIPLIGDILSIFSDYKNLKIYFAPSSLNFSVTASRREEFSASRTLISKPNIQRDFTTTRSAGFSWTLTEGGLLNLGLNYNFDISSSLAYLLTKDNVDRPESDIWYDIFHGAFFGEDYSFKQSFDLKANPRLPSLFDLNRYITLSAGYTVSYAWQNDFRQENLGRSAGYSSRLNANLSIRLKSIFAPLFRENTSENMQTNRTQHTTGRREGRRGVPRPTGQGKDVDKNISPEKKLEDDSNKNQLEEDTTSTQSSGGFSLLQPLEYLKLGIKWLLLDYDQISINFSNQSGLSGSGIAGTGTGFKNFWGFTQSTYNGPSRLFMLGLSNNIGARAPNGSLQDNFTYKNQIDIKTSRPLWEGAQLDISWNVSWGINKITSLSTDSLGNITINNLTSTGTIDRSFLSFPPFLFFNNGIKKVDELYDRRAANLNQSLSDAFVEGFESFSILSKVSFLSKFLKYLPRPNWNFSWSGLEKFPFLSFANRVSIQHAYTSTYSEGWKINPDGIKEVQSQKVDYGFSPLLGVTFQFNKILGGVINGSFRFTIKNSYSLGVSTRNITESLSKDINFTASYNKSGFELPIFGISLKNDIEISLSYTSGRNSSVLYEMDNFKENGIPQDGTVRTIIQPQIKYVMSSRVTMTIFYKRTTVEPEGASRIPPTTTNEAGVDLHIAIQ from the coding sequence TTGGGAATCAAAATAGTTTTGTTTCCCTTTTTTATTTTTATTTTAGTGTTGTCCTTTGGCTTTACTCGCCAGTCAACCATAACTAACCATAATACCACATTGTTTAACGCTTCTTATAACTACTGGTCAAAATTAAATGAGTTGAGAAATTCAAATGAAAATTCCTTATCTGTTCTTAAAAACTTAGATTCCATATTATTGGCATCAAATTCAAAATTAACTAATAATATTCAACAGGGGACAAATTATCTACCTTTGTTTCCTGATACAACTAAAAGCGATACAACAAAGAAAGCCATTGCTGATTCTCTGCTGAATAAAGCAATAAGAGATTCATTGCGCAGGATTGATTCACTATCTACCGACTCAACAGCAAGATTAAAGTATTTTCATTATCAGCGCGAGGATGAGCCTTACATTGAATTTAATCCTAAAAAGCCTTCAAGTTTTTTTGTCTATCCATCTCAATCATTGTTTCAAAGGACTGTAGCTTTAGATTCAACAGGAAATAATGTAGTTATTACCGAGAAAATAGCTGGTGAAGAAATAAAACCTAAGTTAACTATACCTCTTTCACAATACATTGAAATGAGAATGAAAGCAATAAATCGTAACCTATGGCAAGATATTGGTTACAAATATGAACTGAAAAGTAGTAAACAGGATTTAAGTCAACTTATTACGAATATTACTAATATAGAAATACCTCTTCCTAGTACTTCGTTCCTTAGTATTTTTGGTCCACCTAAAATTAGCCTTAGAATAAATGGTGCGGTTGATATTCATGGTGCTTGGCGAAACGAAACTACCTCTGGCATTACCACATCACTTTTGGGTAATACGAGAAACGAGCCGGACTTTAAACAACAAGTACAAATAAATTTGAGTGGAACAATAGGGGATAAATTAAATTTATCAGCTGATTGGAACACGGAAAGGCAATTTCAGTATGAGAACCAATTGAAAATAAAATATACTGGTTACGAGGATGAAATAGTACAAAGCGTGGAAGCTGGTAACGTATCTTTACAAACTTCTCCACTTGTTGGCGGCAGTGAGGCATTGTTTGGAGTTAAGGCATTGTTTAAGATGGGACCTTTTACTTTAACTGCCCTTGCTTCTCAAAAGAAAAGTGAAGTACAAGAAGTTTCTGTTACAGGTGGAGCAAAATCACAGACTTTTGAACTTCACGCCTATAATTATTCCCAAAATCATTTTTTCATCCATGAACTTTATACTGATCCCAATTTGAATGTTTTTAATAAATACTACAACAATGCAGTACCAATACGGATTGATTCTATCTACGTAAAAAATATTGAAGTTTGGAAAACAGCTACAGGATATACAAGCGGTACAAAAAGAGCGGGCAATGCTTTTATTAATTTACCGCGTAGAAAAGGTGGTCAGTTATACAGTAAAGAATGGCGAGACAGTACTCAATTAACAATACCAGGTATCCAGGAAATTAACCGTAGATGGGAACTATTACAGCCTGGAGTAGATTACGATATTCACCCATATACTGGTTTTATAAGTTTTAAGACTCAAATACAAGACCAAGATGCAATTGCTGTAGCGTTTCAAATGCAAGGCCCAACAAGTTCAAACTCCGATGATGTTTACTTTGGTGAATTCCTTAATGATGTTGGCACCGATTCTACCGCAAGAATTGTTTTATTGCTGGTTAAACCTCCTAATCTACAACCTCAATTTAAAAAGGCATGGAAGCTGCAATTAAAAAACATTTATCCAATTGGCGGGAGAGATATTAAGCAAGAAGGATTTAAATTAGATATTCAATATAGAAAAGAAGGGCAAGAGCCTCAAAGTGATTATAACGGTGTAAAATTGATTCAAGCTTTTGGATTAGACAAAACAGATGCAAGCGGTACCGGTGGTCCAGATGGTAATTTTGACTTTAATTCAAATACAATTATCCCTTCAACAGGAGAAATAATTTTCCCGGTTCTCGAGCCTTTTGGCAAAGATTTTCCTTCTAATCTTCCAGATTCTCTTCGATACCAGTCAGTATACGATACAACAGTTACTTATGCCAGGCAGGATGTATCAAAAGATAAGTTTTTAATTACCGGTGAATACTCTGCTTCTGTTTCTTCAACTTTTAATATTGGATTCAATGTCGTAGAAAACTCTGTAAAAGTTTTTCTTGGCGGTAACCAGCTCCACGAAGGAACAGACTATTCGGTCGATTATAATGTTGGACAAATTATTATTCGTAAACCAGAGGCTTTAGTACCTGGCGCTGACCTTAAAATTACTTATGAACAAAATGACCTGTTTCAATTAGCTTCAAAGACATTGTTAGGTTTTAGAGGGATTTATCAATTTAATAAAGAAACTTCGCTTGGTTTTTCTTTCCTAAACTTAAATCAACAGACTTTAAGTGATAAAGTTAGAATAGGCGAGGAACCATTAAACAACTCAATTTTTGGGGTAGATTTTCAAACAAGTATAAATTTACCATTTTTAACAAAAGCGCTCGATAATATATTTTCTACTAGTACAATGTCGAATCTTTCTCTTAAGGGTGAATGGGCGTATATGAATCCCGACCCCAACACTAAAAAAAGTACAATAGCAAGTGACGGAGGACAAAGTATAGCCTATATAGACGATTTTGAAGGTGCAAAAAAAATAATTCCAATTGGATTAAACTATACGAACTGGCACGATATAAGTGTACCAACTGACTTACAAATAATAGGTAATTTACCAGAAAAGCAGCAAATTAATTACAAGGCTAAGACTTATTGGTTTAATCATACACCATCAGATGTAACAATTAAAGCTATTTATGGAAATCGTAAACAAGCGGCAACGCCCGAGCAATCACAAATACCGGCATTAGACCTTGTATTTTTACCTACTGTAAAAGGTTATTATAATTGGACGCCGGACCTTAGCGATAAGACAAAAAATTGGGGCGGCATGATGACTTTGCTTTCATCAACTGCTAACAACTTAACTGATGAAAATATAGACTTTATTGAATTCTGGATGAAAGTATCGCAAGCACCACAGGGTGCAAAGTTAAATATTGACTTAGGCCAAATAAGTGAAGATGTTATTCCTAATGGTGTATTAGACACTGAAGACAAAAACAACAACGGACTATTAGATGTAGGTGAAGACACTGGAATTGATGGCCTTGTTGATCAGGATGAGCCGGGTTATGACCCAGTAAATAATCCAGATCCAAGTGGCGATAATTTTAAATTTCAGCTGTCTGGTCAGAACACTGACTACTCACAAGTTAACGGAACAGAGGGTAATGGTAATTCTTCTGACCAAGGCAGAATTCCTGATACTGAAGACTTAAATGGTAATTTTACTCTTGACCGAGTAAACAGTTTTTTTAGATATGAAATACCAATTGATACAAATCGTGCAACCAATCCTTTTATTCAAGGAGGCGGCGATAATGACCATTGGTATTTAATTAGAATACCCCTTAAAGATTATGTTAAAAAAGTAGGTAACCCAACCTTATCGGTTGTTGAAACTATGCGCTTCTGGATTCAGGGTGCAGATTCGCCTATTCACATAAGATTAGCAGAAATGAATTTGGTTGGTAATCAATGGCAAAAAGTGCTGAACCCGCCTAAAGTAACAGCTGAAGATACTGTGCTAACTATTTCTACTGTGAACATTGAAGATAATCCTGAATATTATTCACCACCAGGTGTGGTAAGAGAATTAGACAGGGCGCAAAGCACTCAGGCTAATCAAAATATTTATAAAAATGAACAGTCGCTCGATTTGATAATTAAAAATCTTGAAGACGGAGATAAAAGGGAAGTTGTTCGTTACTTATATAAGCAATTAGATGTTTTCAACTATAAACAAATGAAATTATTTATTCATACAGATGATAATGATAGTCCTGGCAGTGTCTCTTATTTTAAGGATATTACTGATTATGGTGCCGACGTTTACATTAGATTTGGGTCAGATTCACTTAACTATTATGAATATAAGCAGCCATTGCGACCTAATTTAGCTGAAAGGAACTGGAGCGAAGTTGATATTTTATTTTCTGAACTAACTGCAATTAAACAAGCAAGAGACAGTGCTCAAATTACTAAAGAATATATTGTGCCTGTGCCAGGTAAAGAAGGGCATTTTTACGGAGTACGAGGCAACCCAACTTTAACTAGAATCTCTTATTTTACTATTGGTATTATGAATCCCCCTAACATTGGCCCGATTGGCCAAAAAGTTTCAGGAAGTATTTGGATAAACGAATTGAGGGTTCTGGGTGCCAATGATACGCCGGGCTGGGCATATAGTGCAAGTGCTTCTTTTAAGATGGCAGACCTTATGAGTGTTAATTTTAATATTAGTCAAACTAATCCTTATTTTCATAAATTACCTGACCGTTTTGGTTCAAGGCAGGATAGCAGAAGCTGGGGTTTAGCAGTTAATTTGGATTTGCTTAAGTTAATCCCATTTAATCTGCCTGGCAGTAATCTTCAAGTAAGCTATCAAAGAAACGAACAAACAACTAATCCGTTATATATTCCTGGCACAGACATAAGTGTTGTTGAATCACAAAATCAAATTCAAAGGCAATTAGAAGCTAAAGGCACCGACCCTGCTGAAATAAAAGCAGCCATAGATAATATTAAAGCTATTTCTCAATCTGTTTCCGTTTCTGAAACATGGAGCTTATCTAATGTTAAAATTAAAATCCCAACTGATTTATGGTATGTAAGAGATACTTTTAATAACTTAAGCTTTGGATTTAACTATAACAAGTCTTATGGCAGAACACCAACAATCTTTAAAAACGAAAAGTGGATATGGAACGCAAGCATGAATTACTCGGTAAATTTGAGTCGTGACTTATATTTTGAACCTGCTAGAATTCCTTTAATAGGCGATATACTTTCCATTTTTTCAGATTACAAAAATCTAAAAATATATTTTGCACCTTCTTCTTTAAATTTTTCTGTAACAGCTTCAAGAAGAGAAGAATTTTCTGCATCGCGCACTTTAATTTCTAAACCAAATATCCAAAGGGATTTTACTACCACCAGGTCAGCAGGCTTTAGTTGGACTTTAACAGAAGGCGGGCTGCTGAACTTAGGGCTAAATTATAACTTTGATATATCTTCATCCTTAGCTTATCTATTAACTAAGGATAATGTTGACAGACCAGAAAGTGATATTTGGTACGATATTTTTCATGGGGCATTTTTTGGAGAAGACTACAGTTTTAAACAAAGTTTTGATTTAAAAGCAAACCCAAGACTTCCTTCACTTTTTGATTTAAATAGGTATATTACATTGAGTGCGGGTTACACTGTTTCTTATGCCTGGCAAAATGATTTTCGACAAGAAAATTTAGGCAGAAGTGCTGGATACTCTAGCAGACTCAATGCTAATTTATCTATAAGATTAAAATCAATTTTTGCACCCTTGTTTAGAGAGAATACTTCCGAGAATATGCAGACGAATCGCACGCAGCACACCACTGGAAGAAGAGAAGGCAGAAGAGGTGTGCCTCGCCCCACGGGACAAGGCAAAGATGTAGATAAAAATATTAGCCCAGAAAAAAAGTTAGAAGATGATTCTAATAAAAATCAGCTTGAAGAAGATACTACTAGCACACAATCATCAGGTGGTTTCAGCCTTTTACAGCCCTTAGAATATTTGAAACTTGGAATTAAATGGCTGCTGCTTGATTATGACCAAATTAGCATAAACTTTAGCAATCAAAGTGGATTAAGTGGAAGCGGGATAGCCGGCACTGGGACAGGTTTTAAAAATTTTTGGGGTTTTACACAAAGTACTTACAATGGACCGTCAAGGCTATTTATGCTTGGCTTGTCTAACAATATTGGCGCTAGAGCTCCAAATGGTAGCTTGCAAGATAATTTTACATATAAAAATCAAATTGACATTAAGACATCACGACCACTTTGGGAAGGCGCCCAACTCGATATAAGCTGGAACGTTAGTTGGGGAATTAATAAAATTACCTCATTGAGTACTGATTCCCTTGGAAATATTACAATTAATAATCTTACTTCAACAGGGACAATTGACAGATCATTTTTAAGTTTTCCTCCTTTCTTATTCTTTAACAATGGCATTAAAAAAGTAGATGAACTTTATGATAGAAGAGCTGCTAACTTGAACCAAAGCTTATCTGATGCCTTTGTTGAAGGGTTTGAGTCCTTCTCAATTTTGTCGAAAGTTTCTTTTCTATCAAAATTTTTAAAATATTTGCCCAGACCAAACTGGAATTTTTCGTGGAGCGGTTTAGAAAAATTTCCATTTTTAAGTTTTGCTAACAGAGTATCAATTCAACATGCTTATACTTCAACATACAGCGAGGGCTGGAAAATTAACCCTGATGGAATTAAAGAAGTTCAAAGTCAAAAGGTCGATTATGGATTTTCTCCTTTACTGGGTGTTACGTTTCAATTTAATAAAATATTAGGCGGTGTTATTAATGGTAGTTTTAGATTTACAATAAAAAATTCTTACTCACTTGGCGTGTCAACAAGAAATATAACTGAATCACTCTCAAAAGATATTAATTTTACAGCAAGTTACAATAAATCCGGTTTTGAATTGCCTATTTTTGGTATTTCATTAAAGAACGATATTGAAATATCTTTAAGTTACACGAGTGGAAGAAATTCTAGTGTGCTTTATGAAATGGATAACTTTAAGGAAAATGGTATACCGCAGGATGGTACTGTTCGCACAATAATTCAACCACAGATTAAGTACGTTATGAGTTCAAGAGTTACAATGACTATTTTTTATAAACGAACCACCGTAGAGCCGGAAGGTGCTTCAAGAATTCCCCCTACCACTACAAATGAAGCCGGTGTTGATTTGCATATTGCTATTCAATAA
- a CDS encoding 2-hydroxyacid dehydrogenase, whose amino-acid sequence MKVLITRKIPEIAEHLLLKHKFEVDVYQQDQPIPRKILLEKSKNVDGIISLLTEKIDKEFIDNLTNCKVIANYAVGYNNIDVEYAKKKGIIVTNTPGILTDSTADLTLGLILACVRHIVVSDRFTRAGKFKGWKPKLFLGFELRNKIAGIIGAGRIGTEVAKRLTSFGTKVIYFDKTRNPYIEKYASAKRVSLNVLLKKSDIISIHLPLTESTYHLLNRNNLKLARPNAIIVNTARGEIVDEKALIEMLVKRKIFAAGFDVYENEPQIKHELFRLDNVVLLPHIGSATFEARSKMAELAAKNVIAVLKGKKALTPV is encoded by the coding sequence ATGAAAGTCCTAATTACTAGAAAAATACCTGAAATTGCCGAACATTTACTCCTTAAGCACAAATTTGAAGTTGATGTTTATCAACAGGACCAGCCCATTCCACGTAAAATTTTACTGGAAAAATCTAAAAATGTTGATGGAATTATATCGCTGCTGACTGAAAAGATTGACAAAGAGTTTATTGATAATCTGACTAACTGCAAAGTAATAGCAAATTACGCTGTCGGCTATAATAACATTGATGTTGAATATGCAAAGAAAAAAGGAATTATTGTTACGAATACCCCTGGTATATTAACAGATTCAACTGCAGATTTAACTTTGGGACTAATTCTTGCATGTGTTAGGCATATTGTGGTTTCGGATAGATTTACTCGAGCCGGTAAATTTAAAGGCTGGAAGCCAAAACTTTTTTTAGGATTTGAATTAAGAAACAAAATAGCAGGAATAATTGGAGCAGGCAGAATTGGGACTGAAGTTGCCAAAAGACTCACATCCTTTGGCACTAAAGTGATTTACTTCGATAAAACTCGTAACCCATATATTGAAAAATATGCATCAGCAAAAAGAGTAAGCTTAAATGTACTTTTGAAAAAAAGTGACATCATATCTATTCATCTTCCGTTAACTGAATCTACCTATCATTTGTTAAATAGAAATAATTTAAAGCTAGCTCGTCCAAATGCTATAATTGTCAATACAGCGAGAGGTGAAATTGTCGACGAGAAAGCATTAATTGAAATGTTAGTAAAAAGAAAAATATTTGCTGCTGGCTTTGATGTGTATGAGAATGAACCGCAGATAAAACACGAATTATTTCGTTTAGATAATGTTGTATTGCTGCCACATATTGGGAGTGCAACTTTTGAAGCTCGCAGTAAAATGGCAGAACTCGCAGCTAAAAATGTAATTGCGGTGCTTAAAGGGAAAAAAGCTTTAACCCCAGTTTAA
- a CDS encoding metallophosphoesterase, with translation MIAIIGDIHGCYYTLEALYKKIVNSYPQIQVFTVGDLVDRGNYSREVINFVIEKKILFTPGNHDYMFYHFFKEPSSIFAKSWFFNGNETTLLSYEKNENQIFEHIEIIKSAPLYYNLDDCFISHAGISQMYENMLPPTFRANLEILKTYIENDLKNERGILWTRDPLLNLGKLQVVGHTKQTELTFVEESNAIYIDTGACVGNKLSAVIVHGNKIVDTIEEKTNLKDII, from the coding sequence ATGATTGCTATTATTGGTGATATTCACGGGTGTTATTATACCTTAGAAGCTTTGTATAAGAAGATTGTAAATAGTTACCCGCAAATACAAGTTTTTACTGTAGGAGATTTAGTTGACAGGGGGAACTACAGTCGTGAGGTAATTAATTTTGTAATCGAAAAAAAAATATTGTTTACACCAGGCAACCACGACTATATGTTTTATCATTTTTTTAAAGAGCCTTCAAGCATTTTTGCTAAATCATGGTTTTTTAACGGCAACGAGACTACCTTGCTATCTTATGAAAAAAACGAAAACCAAATTTTTGAACATATTGAAATAATTAAATCAGCACCGCTTTATTATAATTTAGACGATTGTTTTATTTCTCACGCTGGCATATCTCAAATGTACGAAAATATGCTGCCTCCTACATTCAGAGCTAATTTAGAAATTCTTAAGACGTATATTGAGAATGATTTAAAAAATGAAAGAGGAATTTTATGGACTCGTGACCCGCTATTGAACTTGGGCAAGCTGCAGGTTGTTGGTCATACTAAACAAACTGAACTTACTTTTGTAGAAGAATCAAATGCTATTTATATTGATACAGGTGCTTGTGTGGGAAATAAATTAAGCGCTGTAATTGTTCATGGGAATAAAATAGTAGATACAATTGAGGAGAAAACTAATCTTAAAGATATAATTTAA
- a CDS encoding acetyl-CoA hydrolase/transferase family protein, giving the protein MDEIRISKPLNAPWIKKYHSKIVTAEEAVRVIKSNDNIVVQPGCAAPLELINAMVARKDELSNVSIYHILVVGNIPYVQPGMEKHFKHMAFFIGANTRQAVNEGRAEFIPIFLSEVTMLFKKEILKADVALIHVSPPDEHGFCSYGIDVGNIKTPAEKAKCVIAQVNKNMPRGLGNSFIHVNKIDFIVEVDVPLMELPQVDPDTSPEILEVYDKIGQTIANMIDDGATLQMGIGAIPDSVLKYLKNKNDLGVHTEMFSDGIVELVEEGVINGERKTLHRGKIVAGFCLGTKKSYNFIDNNPIIEFHPQEYVNDPFIIAQNDNMVAINSAIEIDLTGQVCADSIGTKFYSGIGGQVDFVRGAAHSKGGKPIIALPSTTKDFKVSRIVPMLKPGAGVVTSRGDVHYVVTEYGAVNLFGKSIQERARALIEIAHPKFRDELWEFAKKNYHI; this is encoded by the coding sequence ATGGACGAAATAAGAATTAGCAAGCCGCTGAATGCTCCTTGGATAAAAAAATATCATTCAAAAATTGTTACTGCCGAAGAAGCAGTGAGAGTAATCAAATCGAATGATAATATTGTTGTGCAACCTGGTTGCGCAGCACCATTAGAATTAATAAATGCAATGGTTGCTAGGAAGGATGAGTTAAGCAATGTATCTATTTACCACATCCTTGTAGTCGGCAACATCCCATACGTTCAGCCTGGCATGGAAAAGCATTTTAAGCATATGGCTTTCTTTATTGGAGCCAACACTCGACAAGCAGTAAACGAAGGTAGAGCTGAATTTATTCCAATTTTTCTTTCTGAAGTTACAATGTTATTTAAGAAAGAAATACTTAAAGCTGATGTTGCATTAATTCATGTATCGCCGCCAGATGAACATGGTTTTTGTAGTTATGGTATTGATGTGGGAAATATTAAAACTCCAGCAGAAAAGGCAAAATGTGTAATTGCTCAGGTCAATAAAAACATGCCGCGCGGTTTAGGTAATAGTTTCATTCACGTTAATAAAATAGATTTTATTGTTGAAGTTGATGTCCCGTTAATGGAATTGCCTCAGGTCGATCCAGATACATCACCGGAAATTTTAGAGGTTTACGATAAAATAGGTCAAACCATAGCTAATATGATTGATGATGGCGCTACATTGCAAATGGGCATAGGTGCAATTCCAGATTCAGTGCTAAAATATTTGAAGAATAAAAATGATTTAGGTGTCCATACCGAAATGTTTAGTGATGGAATTGTGGAACTTGTAGAAGAAGGTGTTATAAACGGTGAAAGAAAAACTTTGCATCGCGGGAAGATTGTAGCCGGCTTTTGCCTTGGCACTAAAAAATCCTATAATTTTATTGATAATAATCCCATTATAGAATTCCACCCGCAAGAATATGTAAATGATCCTTTCATCATAGCTCAAAATGATAACATGGTTGCAATCAATTCAGCTATTGAAATTGACTTGACAGGTCAAGTCTGCGCTGATTCTATAGGAACAAAATTTTATTCAGGTATAGGCGGTCAAGTTGATTTTGTAAGAGGGGCGGCACACTCTAAAGGTGGGAAACCTATTATTGCTTTGCCATCTACAACAAAAGATTTTAAAGTGTCCAGAATAGTTCCAATGCTAAAACCTGGTGCTGGCGTTGTTACCTCTCGCGGGGATGTACATTATGTGGTTACAGAATACGGTGCGGTAAACTTATTTGGCAAATCTATTCAGGAAAGAGCTCGTGCTTTAATTGAGATTGCTCACCCTAAGTTTAGAGATGAATTATGGGAATTTGCTAAAAAAAATTATCATATCTAA
- the ald gene encoding alanine dehydrogenase, whose product MRIGIPKETHREEKRVALAPAGVDALVKSGHSVFIQTGAGYESHFLDEEYAKCGANIVYTAEEVYQRAELIVKIAPLTDEEVDMMQDEQIIFSFLHLAVGKKNIIDKLLKKKITAIAYELIEKGEQIPIQQSMSEIAGQLVIQIGEKYLSSDIPNGRGILMGGITGVAPAAVVILGAGIVGFNAARSAYARGAHVIVLDKDLRRLRRIETNISKNITTVAANPSTIARGVKFADVFIGAVQIKAEKAPNIVSEEMVKTMKKGAVLIDVSIDQGGCVETSRPTTISEPVFVLHDVIHYCVPNIPALVSRTASFGLTNASLEYILEIADNGLTNALLNDSGLAKGVCTYNGFCSNETIAETFNVEYRRLHLFSTN is encoded by the coding sequence ATGAGGATAGGTATTCCAAAAGAAACACACCGTGAAGAAAAAAGAGTGGCACTTGCACCAGCGGGTGTAGATGCACTTGTTAAATCTGGTCATTCGGTTTTCATTCAAACTGGTGCTGGCTACGAAAGTCATTTTTTAGATGAAGAATATGCAAAATGCGGCGCTAATATTGTTTATACTGCAGAAGAGGTTTATCAAAGAGCAGAATTAATAGTAAAAATTGCACCATTGACCGATGAGGAAGTCGATATGATGCAAGATGAGCAAATAATATTTTCTTTTCTTCATCTTGCTGTAGGTAAAAAAAATATAATTGACAAACTGCTAAAGAAAAAAATTACAGCAATTGCTTACGAATTAATAGAAAAAGGGGAACAAATACCTATTCAGCAATCGATGAGTGAAATTGCTGGTCAGCTGGTTATTCAAATTGGTGAAAAATATTTAAGCAGCGATATCCCAAATGGAAGAGGAATTTTAATGGGAGGAATTACTGGAGTTGCCCCAGCTGCGGTTGTAATTTTAGGCGCGGGTATAGTTGGTTTTAATGCAGCACGATCGGCTTATGCACGAGGGGCTCATGTAATTGTTTTAGATAAAGATTTAAGAAGATTAAGAAGAATTGAAACGAATATTTCTAAGAACATTACTACCGTTGCTGCAAATCCATCTACAATTGCAAGAGGAGTCAAATTTGCCGATGTGTTTATTGGTGCTGTTCAAATAAAAGCTGAAAAGGCTCCTAATATTGTTAGCGAAGAAATGGTTAAAACAATGAAAAAAGGAGCCGTGTTGATTGATGTCTCTATTGATCAAGGAGGCTGTGTTGAAACGAGCAGGCCAACTACAATTTCAGAACCTGTGTTTGTACTTCACGATGTAATTCATTACTGTGTGCCTAACATACCTGCCTTAGTCTCTAGAACTGCCTCTTTTGGATTGACAAATGCTTCTTTGGAATATATATTGGAAATAGCTGACAATGGTCTAACCAATGCATTGTTAAATGATTCCGGACTTGCGAAAGGAGTTTGCACTTATAATGGTTTTTGTTCGAATGAGACAATTGCCGAAACATTTAATGTTGAGTATAGAAGGTTGCATTTATTTTCAACAAATTAA